A single Filimonas effusa DNA region contains:
- a CDS encoding scabin-related ADP-ribosyltransferase, which translates to MCLKTDLLKISTAIVVLLSVCIGRVKAQPGLPVVEYVQPLTGSQLVTQAAVTVQNDLFFDPVYSAQIDQPYPVKNIVALRINESYNRLLPPGFTVTVSARIIYTNTSQVQDSITHDFTVTYDTAAHRMQDLFVFHDAQRVTVRILGIQAVNAANQVISPAPDNGYIIIENKIQVQPRYKFNCTTTVTSLVLTDSAKLNPDELYVSWNDILGAHEYDLEWTYVDSSTLASHVFGNPVNSDAVFKNNATRVSLAGSHYAIPLMYNDAGTVFVRVRAVQYNGPGRLEASWNNTVGLYAFQGHERELNWQSTISYAEGGLRKLVVQYYDGSLRSRQTVTKDNSTNTTVVAESFYDYQGRPVIQVLPAPTLNTIVSYTRQFNVALAGGEYEKGNYDTLPDISAYCGTGAAAMGTQTGAARYYSPQNPERSGNNAYIPDAEGFPFAETQYTQDGTGRISRQGGVGANYRPGEGHDTRYFYASPAQDELDALFGTEVGDQSHYFKNAVQDANGQFSVSYVDMHGRTIATALAGDKPAGMKELDSKYARHKTEQLADSNSVVLRGTTIEHKKSMFVDQEGDFVFRYDLDPEALLKSNCQQTQICYSCLYDLTITVSDDCNNQKLPGGKAYEQVLHNFSISDIQNACNTPGFHLNFTLHLVPGNYEVTKQLSISKYAKDYYQEKSFIPNNTCTTLQDIINEQRTIVLSGRECYPSCSACKQSLGEWENFRAQYMLRAGIAASDSASFRQQAWAAYKEAEEACKALCGEHTEADDLRKAMLLDLTPPSGQYADFAKRQSAYSIFYADEDADKPEPFQQTAINYFDASGQPAYVIDNRNLQLVKPNFLNREQFADKFQLSWAEALLPLHPEYCKLLKFGEYKASHEWDIDFANTDTYQDAKSKGYLNPIGNTSAFPQYATGSKPADPLAASFGSQLQNSLSVAHTITLNINGSVQSNVPFSMWATACMSVTVAGNDTAGLYKAYLYPFNETVLCSGDLDMAWRVFRNSYLQMKKQLLVTVVNAACPSGAANPTAQQLYAAGFTPNFVSAAEVASQNGLGNLLNSSSGNSAQSLVNQQLQSAYDENCRAYAKMWLKQMAPCIENGIYDQSEVENIILPRLIEVCKQGSDASHPMGASSVSPASTYEFRSFEEVLKNYNATHDIAVTFDCNPEMITSPQRYDLQPAYVNTPVYSKPSDCECSRISGYYNEFTQNHKDGESFSDYLKRTKMVSINEASLTVLRNLCNSTNTTCQYLSTPVSLPVIFQCHTAQPCVPCSTVNSLYGRFQIEYPDIVPAELETTVDQQLQNRLFANFMNNRLGLSKQAFEYLSFIGQCSCENGGKVDQIAENFKFNDIKKTRDGGTLLAGAMYNDGGYHFNTAAIAKKDAAGNLLWAHSYMIEPYSKAEQSFIQINKIKELSTGHLIAIGNAVADFNGTGGIDWWDGSRAFVMKLDKNGNWLWTKAAFTDVYFSDIIETPDGGVAFAGNTNTADASDMDWLVGKFDPNGDLVWCKQYNNDGNDEALGLVVQNNELVVTGYAESDKIVDPEKGEYPDYTMSNALIVRLSLDDGSFQDGYSYDIDGIGNRFGEIYPSGEGFKVKLYNTDAYILGLETDMTGFAQFNSDLSVVDMKALSSEFRADYMTSKMWPDKDGGLLYSIKTNTGIAPVYNYDYDLDYWYADAPEENCYVFRINPKGDVEWGRHFEKDVRYNSFTPGSNNYLAIGKQGYNPLLAEIPLNGELNCSDEATDGMAYSVQYYRYGALFNQVSDYSDFLGAEGDAWGIALTTETICHTGQCMDQLDPENAPMLCDGNEFDFSPVTEEVNNCSDTSFLIHSKATEIFKVYQDSLKNDFERLYHEKCLGAYRIESFTVERTLSEYHYTLYYYDQAGNLTKTIPPAGVNPNRDASWLAQVKAARAANNNTQLVPAHSMATVYTYNSLGQVTGQISPDGGQSAFWYDRLGRLAVSQNARQKNASQYSYTLYDQLGRITEVGQLTSADPMTSIKSRDAGTLQDWLTAASSSRTQITQTVYDIRYEGLAGAVLDAANLRNRVSYTALFNDAAAAGATNGFATATLYSYDIHGNVDTLVQYYNEGIMKTSNGSNTWKKMVYRYDLISGKVNHVAYQPGQRDAFYHRYLYDAENRLVTLETSRDSVYWENEAWYSYYKHGPLARTVLGHNQVQGLDYAYTLQGWLKAVNSGQLLSGGANGTGTGCASTTAVDDLVLNYRPAAGPAVYTARQSINFDNGFTSNDTDEFETNLDSGLPLCNAPSSSLLPDGTPGNPVAKDAFSYVLHYNAADFKPINAGAPDALVPGLLGADYRPLYNGNIAGMGVTIGKLGQSYWYNYRYDQLNRLVSMDAWKSSSDLWTSLEKQLDYKESISYDANGNISSYLRNGSTSAGKPQEMDRLAYYYNPGNNQLNYIHDTVPENNYTEDIDAQSMNNYTYDAIGNMTRDIKSGITDIQWNVYGKISHIVKSDNTTIDYAYDASGNRIRKTVGSHTTCYVRDAQGNVMSVYEAGNTALNNGNLTQTELHMYGSSRLGIIKATLDAVNGTATSAPPVSMPLLSTGNSYIFTRGYKFFELSNHLGNVLATVSDRKIPVSSNGTSIDYYNADIVSAQDYYPGGMQMLGRIYSNGVGYKYGFAGKEKDNEIKGEGNSYNFDARMYDPRVVRWFSTDAKEKPHLSPYNFVQNNFPNKIDPDGNDDIHFHFLTKITGFTLGAGTPACSTFYRTTTTAAVQIVKTNGPDRFFHHKHFVFANGMHSEKIKEFHPFVESSRSGLTTTPIPFSMGLLTRNDKDVHTLGKYYDAFPEYKKLLDQRLANPTSDFYSSGNWYNYNKVFKPAKSNYDLWGGVAKGAEITAAVVGFAEMGLSLVSAEANTARFLYRFDTRSLEEIKAAGGFKAWGDDLDIAAHATGSYESAYVSTSLEESAVMKMFQGKSGFIYKIKWQEAGVNVNEALGSRTPYGHELEIAVPGRIDAADIINVKPNK; encoded by the coding sequence ATGTGCCTGAAGACAGATCTTCTTAAAATTAGTACGGCTATAGTGGTGTTGCTTTCCGTTTGCATTGGCAGGGTAAAGGCCCAGCCTGGCTTACCCGTGGTGGAATATGTACAACCGCTGACAGGATCGCAGTTGGTGACACAGGCCGCTGTAACCGTTCAGAATGACCTTTTTTTCGATCCGGTATACAGCGCTCAGATAGATCAGCCTTACCCGGTTAAAAATATTGTAGCCTTACGCATCAATGAATCCTATAACCGGCTGCTGCCCCCCGGGTTTACGGTTACTGTCAGTGCCCGTATCATTTATACCAACACCTCACAGGTACAGGATTCTATTACGCATGACTTTACTGTAACCTATGATACCGCTGCACACAGGATGCAGGACCTTTTTGTATTTCACGACGCCCAGCGCGTTACTGTCAGGATCCTGGGCATTCAGGCCGTTAATGCGGCTAACCAGGTTATTTCCCCGGCCCCCGATAATGGCTATATCATAATAGAAAATAAGATCCAGGTACAACCCCGCTATAAATTTAATTGTACCACTACGGTAACCAGTCTTGTGCTGACCGACTCGGCAAAGCTCAATCCCGATGAGTTATACGTTTCCTGGAACGACATTCTCGGCGCACATGAATACGATCTTGAATGGACTTATGTCGACAGCAGCACACTTGCCAGCCACGTATTCGGTAACCCGGTAAATAGCGATGCGGTATTTAAGAATAACGCTACACGGGTTAGTCTTGCCGGCAGCCACTATGCTATTCCCTTGATGTATAACGACGCTGGTACCGTGTTTGTAAGGGTCAGGGCTGTTCAATACAATGGTCCGGGCCGGCTCGAAGCCAGTTGGAATAACACTGTTGGCTTATATGCTTTCCAGGGACATGAAAGAGAACTTAACTGGCAGTCGACAATAAGTTATGCCGAAGGTGGATTGCGTAAACTGGTAGTGCAGTATTACGACGGAAGCCTGCGTAGCAGGCAAACTGTCACAAAAGATAATTCTACCAATACCACAGTTGTAGCTGAAAGTTTTTACGACTACCAGGGAAGGCCGGTGATCCAGGTATTACCGGCCCCCACCTTGAATACTATCGTCAGTTATACCCGGCAGTTTAATGTGGCATTGGCTGGCGGCGAATACGAAAAAGGTAACTACGATACGTTGCCCGATATCTCGGCATATTGCGGAACAGGAGCAGCGGCAATGGGCACACAAACTGGTGCCGCACGTTACTATTCACCGCAAAACCCTGAAAGGTCAGGCAACAACGCCTATATCCCCGATGCAGAGGGTTTTCCTTTTGCCGAAACACAGTACACCCAGGATGGAACCGGCAGGATCAGCAGGCAGGGTGGGGTAGGCGCCAATTACAGGCCGGGCGAAGGCCACGATACCAGGTATTTCTATGCTTCTCCTGCACAGGACGAACTGGATGCCTTGTTTGGTACCGAAGTAGGCGACCAGTCGCATTACTTCAAAAATGCCGTGCAGGACGCTAACGGCCAGTTTAGCGTAAGTTATGTTGACATGCACGGGCGAACCATTGCCACAGCATTGGCGGGCGATAAGCCTGCAGGAATGAAAGAACTGGATTCTAAATATGCAAGACATAAAACAGAACAACTGGCCGACTCCAACAGTGTCGTGCTCAGGGGAACAACCATCGAACATAAAAAAAGTATGTTCGTTGACCAGGAAGGCGATTTTGTATTCCGTTACGATCTTGACCCGGAAGCGTTGTTAAAAAGCAACTGTCAGCAAACGCAGATCTGTTATAGCTGTCTTTATGACCTTACCATTACGGTTTCAGATGATTGCAACAACCAGAAACTCCCCGGTGGCAAGGCCTATGAACAGGTGTTGCATAATTTTTCTATCAGCGATATTCAGAATGCATGTAATACGCCTGGCTTCCATCTGAATTTTACACTGCACCTGGTGCCCGGTAACTACGAGGTTACCAAGCAGCTTAGTATTAGTAAGTATGCGAAAGATTACTACCAGGAAAAATCATTTATTCCCAATAATACCTGCACTACGCTGCAGGATATTATTAACGAGCAAAGAACTATCGTATTGTCGGGAAGGGAATGTTATCCCAGTTGTAGCGCCTGTAAGCAGAGCCTGGGCGAATGGGAGAATTTCCGGGCCCAATATATGCTGCGTGCAGGTATCGCGGCAAGCGACTCGGCCTCATTCCGTCAGCAGGCCTGGGCAGCCTACAAAGAGGCGGAAGAAGCCTGCAAGGCGCTCTGTGGCGAACATACAGAAGCGGATGATCTGCGAAAGGCTATGCTGCTCGATCTTACGCCACCGTCAGGACAATACGCCGACTTCGCAAAAAGACAGTCAGCGTATTCTATCTTTTATGCAGACGAGGACGCGGATAAACCTGAGCCTTTCCAGCAAACTGCTATCAATTATTTCGATGCATCAGGGCAGCCTGCCTACGTTATCGATAACAGGAATCTGCAATTGGTAAAACCTAATTTCCTCAACAGGGAACAGTTTGCAGATAAATTCCAGTTAAGCTGGGCCGAAGCGTTGCTGCCATTACATCCGGAATATTGCAAATTGCTAAAATTCGGGGAATATAAAGCCAGCCATGAATGGGATATCGACTTCGCCAATACAGATACTTACCAGGACGCTAAGAGTAAGGGATATCTTAATCCCATTGGCAATACCAGCGCTTTCCCGCAATATGCAACCGGCAGTAAACCTGCAGACCCGCTGGCAGCCTCGTTTGGATCTCAGCTTCAGAATAGCCTGAGCGTAGCACATACAATTACTTTAAATATAAATGGAAGCGTTCAGAGCAATGTGCCATTCAGTATGTGGGCTACTGCCTGCATGTCGGTTACTGTAGCTGGAAACGATACTGCTGGCTTATATAAGGCATACCTCTATCCGTTTAATGAAACAGTTTTATGCAGTGGCGATCTCGATATGGCCTGGAGAGTATTCAGGAACAGTTATCTGCAAATGAAGAAACAACTCCTGGTAACTGTTGTAAATGCCGCTTGCCCTTCAGGTGCCGCCAATCCAACTGCGCAGCAATTATACGCAGCAGGTTTTACACCTAATTTTGTAAGTGCTGCCGAAGTGGCCTCACAAAATGGCCTGGGCAATTTGCTGAATTCCTCCTCCGGTAATTCCGCACAAAGCCTGGTAAACCAGCAACTGCAATCCGCATATGATGAGAACTGCAGGGCATACGCTAAAATGTGGCTGAAGCAGATGGCACCCTGTATTGAGAATGGAATATATGACCAGTCAGAGGTGGAAAATATAATTCTCCCCCGGCTGATAGAAGTGTGTAAACAGGGCTCCGATGCCAGTCATCCTATGGGAGCTTCCAGTGTAAGTCCCGCCAGTACCTATGAATTCAGAAGCTTTGAAGAAGTGCTTAAGAACTATAATGCCACACATGACATTGCGGTTACCTTCGACTGCAACCCTGAAATGATCACAAGCCCGCAGCGGTACGATTTGCAGCCCGCATATGTCAATACTCCTGTATACAGCAAACCTTCGGACTGTGAGTGTAGCCGTATCAGCGGCTATTACAACGAGTTTACGCAGAACCATAAAGACGGTGAAAGCTTTTCCGATTATCTTAAGAGAACAAAAATGGTCTCCATTAACGAGGCTTCTCTTACAGTACTTAGAAATCTTTGTAATAGCACAAACACGACTTGTCAATATCTTTCAACACCGGTATCATTGCCGGTCATATTCCAGTGCCATACAGCGCAGCCATGTGTGCCCTGTAGTACTGTCAACAGTTTGTATGGTCGCTTTCAGATCGAATATCCCGACATTGTGCCTGCTGAACTGGAGACAACTGTAGACCAGCAACTTCAGAACCGGTTGTTCGCCAATTTCATGAATAACAGACTGGGGTTGTCGAAACAAGCGTTCGAATACCTCAGCTTTATCGGACAATGTTCATGTGAAAATGGCGGAAAGGTAGATCAGATTGCTGAAAACTTTAAGTTCAATGATATAAAGAAAACCCGTGACGGCGGAACTTTATTGGCAGGCGCCATGTATAACGATGGCGGCTATCATTTCAATACAGCGGCCATAGCCAAAAAAGATGCGGCAGGAAACCTTCTTTGGGCACATAGCTACATGATTGAGCCTTATAGCAAGGCTGAGCAGTCATTTATACAAATAAATAAGATTAAAGAATTGTCTACAGGCCATTTAATTGCAATAGGGAACGCTGTTGCCGATTTCAATGGAACCGGTGGTATTGACTGGTGGGATGGTTCCCGCGCATTTGTGATGAAACTGGATAAAAACGGTAACTGGCTATGGACAAAAGCTGCATTTACCGATGTGTATTTTTCCGATATAATTGAAACGCCCGATGGTGGTGTGGCTTTTGCCGGTAACACGAACACCGCTGATGCCTCCGATATGGACTGGCTCGTAGGTAAATTCGATCCCAACGGCGATTTGGTATGGTGCAAACAATATAACAATGATGGTAACGACGAGGCGCTGGGCTTAGTTGTACAAAACAATGAACTGGTTGTTACTGGTTATGCTGAGTCGGATAAGATCGTTGATCCGGAAAAGGGGGAGTATCCCGACTACACCATGAGTAATGCGCTGATAGTTCGCCTGTCTCTGGATGATGGCAGCTTCCAGGATGGCTATTCATATGATATCGATGGCATCGGTAACCGTTTTGGAGAAATTTATCCTTCCGGAGAAGGGTTTAAAGTTAAACTCTACAACACCGATGCCTATATATTAGGACTGGAAACAGATATGACAGGCTTTGCGCAATTCAATTCCGATCTTTCTGTTGTAGATATGAAAGCTTTGTCCAGCGAATTCAGGGCAGATTACATGACCTCGAAAATGTGGCCTGACAAGGACGGAGGACTGCTTTACTCTATAAAAACAAATACCGGTATAGCACCTGTTTATAATTATGACTACGATCTTGATTATTGGTATGCCGATGCGCCGGAAGAAAATTGTTATGTATTCAGGATCAATCCGAAAGGTGACGTGGAATGGGGAAGGCATTTCGAAAAAGATGTACGTTATAATAGTTTTACACCTGGCAGTAACAATTATCTCGCTATCGGTAAACAGGGCTATAATCCACTGCTGGCAGAGATCCCGCTAAATGGAGAATTGAATTGTTCTGATGAGGCGACAGACGGCATGGCCTATTCAGTTCAATACTATAGATATGGAGCGCTGTTCAACCAGGTATCCGATTATTCCGACTTCCTGGGGGCCGAGGGCGATGCCTGGGGTATTGCTTTGACTACTGAAACCATTTGTCATACCGGTCAGTGCATGGATCAATTGGATCCAGAGAATGCTCCTATGTTATGCGATGGTAATGAATTTGATTTCAGTCCAGTAACGGAGGAAGTCAATAATTGCTCCGATACCAGTTTTCTTATTCACAGTAAAGCAACTGAAATATTCAAAGTTTACCAGGATTCCCTTAAAAATGATTTTGAACGCCTGTACCACGAAAAATGCCTTGGTGCTTACAGGATAGAATCCTTCACCGTAGAACGTACGCTAAGCGAATACCACTACACATTATATTACTACGATCAGGCTGGCAATCTCACCAAAACGATCCCGCCTGCCGGCGTAAACCCTAACAGGGACGCCTCCTGGCTGGCACAGGTAAAAGCAGCCAGGGCCGCCAACAATAATACCCAGCTTGTTCCTGCGCATTCCATGGCTACTGTATATACCTATAACAGCCTGGGCCAGGTAACAGGACAGATTTCGCCCGATGGCGGCCAGTCTGCATTCTGGTACGACAGGCTTGGACGGCTTGCGGTATCACAGAATGCCAGGCAAAAGAACGCCAGCCAATACAGCTATACGTTATACGACCAGTTGGGCCGTATTACCGAAGTAGGGCAGCTTACAAGTGCCGACCCTATGACGAGCATCAAGTCAAGGGACGCCGGTACTTTGCAGGATTGGCTTACTGCTGCCTCTTCCAGCCGTACCCAGATCACCCAAACGGTATACGACATACGTTATGAAGGCCTGGCAGGCGCGGTGCTTGATGCTGCAAATTTGCGCAACAGGGTTTCTTACACCGCCTTGTTTAACGATGCCGCAGCAGCAGGGGCCACCAATGGCTTTGCCACGGCAACGCTTTACAGTTACGACATACATGGTAACGTAGATACCCTGGTACAGTATTACAACGAGGGCATCATGAAAACCAGCAATGGCAGCAACACCTGGAAAAAAATGGTGTATCGTTACGACCTTATCAGCGGCAAAGTAAACCATGTGGCTTATCAGCCCGGCCAGCGCGATGCCTTCTATCATCGTTATCTCTACGATGCCGAAAACAGGCTGGTAACCTTAGAAACCAGCCGCGACAGCGTCTACTGGGAGAATGAAGCGTGGTACAGTTATTATAAACACGGCCCGCTGGCACGTACAGTACTCGGTCATAACCAGGTACAGGGTCTTGACTATGCCTACACCCTCCAAGGCTGGCTGAAAGCTGTCAATTCCGGCCAATTGCTCAGCGGCGGCGCTAACGGCACAGGAACAGGCTGCGCTTCAACCACTGCTGTCGACGACCTGGTATTAAACTATCGTCCCGCTGCTGGCCCTGCAGTGTACACAGCACGGCAGAGTATAAATTTTGACAATGGCTTTACCAGCAACGATACCGATGAATTCGAAACCAACCTCGATAGCGGCCTGCCTTTATGTAATGCGCCGTCATCTTCACTATTGCCGGATGGCACTCCGGGCAATCCCGTAGCCAAAGATGCATTCAGCTACGTTTTACATTACAATGCTGCCGACTTCAAGCCCATCAACGCAGGCGCTCCGGATGCCTTGGTGCCAGGCTTGTTAGGCGCAGATTATCGTCCGTTATACAATGGCAATATCGCCGGCATGGGTGTAACCATAGGTAAGCTGGGCCAGTCCTATTGGTATAACTACCGTTACGACCAGTTAAACCGCCTGGTATCCATGGACGCCTGGAAATCGTCCAGCGACCTCTGGACAAGCCTCGAAAAACAACTCGACTACAAGGAATCCATTTCCTACGATGCCAACGGCAATATCTCTTCCTATTTGCGCAACGGCTCCACCTCCGCCGGCAAACCGCAGGAAATGGATCGGCTGGCCTACTATTACAATCCAGGCAATAACCAGCTCAACTACATCCACGACACAGTTCCGGAGAATAATTACACCGAAGACATCGATGCGCAATCCATGAACAACTACACTTACGATGCCATCGGCAACATGACCAGGGACATAAAGTCCGGGATAACCGATATCCAATGGAATGTGTACGGCAAAATCAGCCACATCGTAAAATCCGATAACACCACTATCGACTATGCTTACGACGCTTCCGGTAACCGTATCCGAAAGACAGTTGGTTCTCACACAACCTGTTATGTCCGCGATGCACAGGGTAATGTCATGAGCGTTTACGAGGCCGGGAACACCGCGCTTAACAACGGCAACCTTACCCAGACGGAGCTGCACATGTACGGAAGCAGCCGTCTCGGAATTATCAAAGCGACCCTTGACGCGGTAAATGGAACTGCAACAAGCGCGCCGCCCGTTTCAATGCCCCTGTTAAGTACAGGAAATAGCTATATATTTACGAGAGGATATAAGTTCTTTGAGTTAAGCAATCATTTAGGTAATGTGCTGGCGACGGTGTCGGATAGGAAGATACCCGTAAGTTCAAATGGTACTAGTATTGACTACTATAATGCTGATATTGTATCTGCACAGGACTATTATCCTGGCGGCATGCAAATGTTAGGAAGAATTTATTCTAATGGAGTTGGTTACAAATATGGCTTTGCAGGAAAGGAGAAGGATAATGAAATCAAAGGCGAGGGGAACAGTTACAACTTTGATGCAAGGATGTATGACCCAAGGGTAGTCAGATGGTTTTCAACCGATGCCAAGGAAAAACCCCATTTAAGCCCATACAATTTTGTACAAAATAATTTTCCTAATAAGATTGATCCTGATGGAAATGATGATATACATTTTCATTTTTTAACAAAAATTACAGGGTTTACTTTGGGCGCAGGGACGCCCGCTTGTTCTACTTTTTATAGAACTACAACCACTGCTGCTGTTCAGATTGTGAAGACGAATGGGCCTGATAGGTTTTTTCATCATAAACATTTTGTCTTTGCTAATGGAATGCATTCTGAAAAGATAAAGGAGTTTCATCCATTTGTAGAATCAAGCAGGAGCGGTTTGACTACGACACCGATACCTTTTTCTATGGGGCTTTTAACCAGGAATGATAAGGATGTACATACTCTTGGTAAGTATTATGACGCATTTCCTGAGTATAAAAAATTATTGGATCAGAGGCTTGCAAATCCTACGAGTGATTTTTATTCTTCAGGAAATTGGTACAATTATAATAAGGTATTTAAACCTGCAAAAAGTAACTATGATCTTTGGGGAGGTGTGGCTAAGGGGGCCGAGATTACGGCAGCCGTTGTGGGATTTGCAGAAATGGGACTATCTTTAGTTAGCGCAGAAGCTAATACTGCAAGATTTCTTTATAGGTTCGATACTAGAAGTTTGGAAGAAATCAAAGCCGCAGGCGGATTTAAGGCATGGGGCGATGACCTCGACATAGCAGCGCATGCTACCGGTAGTTATGAAAGTGCTTATGTCTCGACCTCTTTGGAAGAATCAGCAGTAATGAAAATGTTTCAAGGGAAGTCAGGATTTATATATAAAATAAAGTGGCAAGAGGCGGGGGTTAATGTAAATGAGGCACTAGGGTCGAGAACTCCATACGGCCATGAATTAGAAATCGCAGTTCCAGGAAGGATAGATGCAGCAGATATAATTAATGTAAAACCTAACAAATGA